The Apus apus isolate bApuApu2 chromosome 8, bApuApu2.pri.cur, whole genome shotgun sequence genome has a window encoding:
- the TSPEAR gene encoding thrombospondin-type laminin G domain and EAR repeat-containing protein has translation MSALLLLWVVLLRWVTGRGFVHGGRSWQHCTDLRPLDILAELVPSGGPARGIRVLQAQGLRGFQLAASQPRSLAFPASRLFLHCHLFPEEFSIIVTLRLLGVPAQRNEYIFTLLAEETPRLLLGLRYGPGKLHFLFWSQERLGGWQSRVTFPNVTLADNRWHTLVLAVSGQSFSLTVDCSVPKDLVVETPFPASLSVKRASFYLGNRRRRKGVFTGLLRQLVLLPGADATPQVCSTINLKAATLSVPAVLQDQPTRPGSNEVLKYPYETGTKVTLGTRPPCTKQEKAQFWFNASWRGLYLCNGSAWISMLEVKQRLDYVEEYQNLVTNSETMGVEVFTIPKVGLFAATANRYSPPGSAIYKWTDGKFVPYQNIPTYQAQSWKYFTIGKKIFLAVANFEQNDRGQEFSVIYKWSHRKEKFIPYQRITTHSARDWEAFVIEGEAFLAVVNHREGNNHNIDSVIYKWNPRTGLFETNQTIPTSGAYDWEFFTIGPYSFLAVANTFNGTSTKIYSHIYIWLSGSFQLFQSILTFGAADWEVFHIGDRVFLAVANSHSYDSGMPAPSNFYAINSSIYELNITAQMFVKFQDLLTYSALDWEFFSVGDDSFLVVANSFDGFTFSINSIIYRWQGYEGFVAAHHLPTLGCRDWEAFHTAEGSYLLYSSAKEPLSKVLKLKTT, from the exons ATGTcggctctgctgctgctctgggtcgTCCTGCTCCGCTGGGTCACCGGCAGGGGCTTCGTCCAcgggggcaggagctggcagcactgTACAG ACCTGCGCCCGCTGGACATCCTGGCAGAGCTGGTCCCCTCGGGCGGGCCGGCCCGTGGCATCAGGGTGCTGCAAGCGCAGGGGCTGCGcggtttccagctggcagcctcccagccccgctccctGGCCTTCCCCGCCTCCCGCCTCTTCCTCCACTGCCACCTCTTCCCCGAGGAATTCTCCATCATCGTCACCCTCAGGCTCCTCGGTGTCCCCGCCCAG AGAAACGAGTACATCTTCAcgctgctggcagaggagacCCCCcgcctgctgctggggctgcgcTACGGCCCCGGCAAGCTCCACTTCCTCTTCTGGAGCCAGGAGCGGCTCGGGGGGTGGCAGAGCCGGGTCACCTTCCCCAACGTCACCCTGGCTGACAACCGCTGGCACACGCTCGTCCTGGCCGTCTCCGGCCAGTCCTTCTCCCTGACGGTGGATTGCAGCGTCCCCAAGGACCT GGTGGTGGAGACACCGTTTCCAGCTTCTCTGTCGGTGAAGAGAGCCAGCTTCTACCTGGGcaacaggaggaggaggaaaggggtgTTCACG GGTTTGCTGAGACAGcttgtcctgctgccaggagctgaTGCCACCCCTCAGGTATGCAGCACCATCAACTTGAAAGCAGCCACGCTCTCCGTCCCCGCTGTCCTCCAGGATCAACCTACCAGGCCAGGGAGCAACGAGGTGCTGAAATACCCCTACG AGACTGGCACGAAGGTGACCCTGGGGACCCGTCCACCCTGCACCAAGCAGGAGAAGGCACAGTTCTGGTTCAATGCCTCCTGGAGAGGGTTGTACCTCTGCAATGGCAGTGCCTGGATCTCCATGCTGGAAG TCAAACAGAGGCTGGACTACGTGGAGGAGTACCAGAACCTGGTGACCAACTCTGAAACCATGGGTGTTGAGGTCTTCACCATCCCAAAAGTGGGGCTGTTTGCAGCCACTGCCAACCGGTACAGCCCTCCAGGATCAGCCATCTATAAGTGGACTGATGGGAAGTTTGTGCCCTACCAGAACATCCCCACCTACCAAGCTCAGTCCTGGAAGTATTTCACCATAGGCAAGAAG ATCTTCCTAGCAGTGGCTAATTTTGAGCAGAATGACAGGGGTCAGGAGTTCTCTGTAATATACAAGTGGAGccacaggaaagagaaattcaTCCCCTACCAGAGGATCACCACGCACAGCGCTAGGGACTGGGAGGCCTTTGTCATTGAGGGAGAGGCTTTCCTCGCCGTGGTCAACCACAGAGAAG GGAACAACCACAACATAGACAGTGTGATATACAAGTGGAATCCCAGGACAGGCTTGTTTGAAACCAACCAGACCATCCCTACCTCTGGAGCCTATGACTGGGAATTTTTCACCATCGGGCCATATTCCTTCCTGGCTGTGGCTAACACCTTCAATGGCACGTCCACCAAGATCTACTCACACATCTACATCTGGCTCAGTGgctccttccagctcttccagtCGATCCTG ACTTTTGGTGCTGCTGACTGGGAGGTCTTTCATATCGGGGACAGAGTCTTCCTGGCTGTTGCCAACAGCCACAGCTATGACAGTGGGATGCCAGCACCCTCCAACTTCTACGCCATCAACTCCTCCATCTACGAGCTCAACATCACTGCCCAGATGTTTGTCAAATTCCAGGACCTCCTCACCTACAG TGCCCTGGACTGGGAGTTCTTCTCAGTGGGAGATGATTCTTTCCTGGTGGTAGCAAACTCCTTTGATGGCTTCACCTTCTCCATTAACAGTATTATCTACAG GTGGCAAGGCTATGAAGGCTTCGTGGCAGCTCATCACCTCcccaccctgggctgcagagaCTGGGAGGCGTTTCACACGGCCGAGGGCTCCTACCTCCTCTACTCCAGTGCCAAGGAGCCTCTTTCCAAGGTGCTCAAGCTGAAAACTACCTGA
- the UBE2G2 gene encoding ubiquitin-conjugating enzyme E2 G2, which yields MAGTALKRLMAEYKQLTLNPPEGIVAGPMNEENFFEWEALIMGPEDTCFEYGVFPAILSFPLDYPLSPPKMRFTCEMFHPNIYPDGRVCISILHAPGDDPMGYESSAERWSPVQSVEKILLSVVSMLAEPNDESGANVDASKMWREDREQFNRIAKQIVQKSLGL from the exons agctGACCCTGAACCCCCCAGAAGGAATAGTAGCAG gtcCCATGAATGAAGAGAACTTCTTTGAATGGGAAGCCCTGATTAT gGGTCCTGAAGACACCTGCTTTGAGTATGGGGTTTTCCCTGCCATCCTGAGCTTCCCACTTGACTACCCCTTAAGTCCTCCGAAGATGAGGTTCACGTGTGAGATGTTCCATCCCAACA TTTACCCAGATGGAAGAGTTTGCATCTCCATTCTTCACGCTCCTGGGGATGATCCCATGGGATATGAGAGCAGTGCTGAGAGGTGGAGTCCTGTGCAGAGTGTGGAGAAGATCCTCTTGTCAGTGGTCAGCATGCTGGCAG agcCCAATGATGAAAGTGGAGCCAATGTCGATGCCTCCAAGATGTGGCGGGAAGACAGAGAACAGTTTAACAGAATTGCCAAGCAGATTGTGCAGAAGTCACTTGGACTTTAA